The sequence tcttttcttttcttttcttttctttctttctttttgagagAAGTCCTAAAGCAGAAAGCCTAGGGGCCAGGTTTCAGATTAGTATGTAATCCCATGGCTTTTAACTCTACTATGCTTCCTGAAACTGTAACAGAACAGAAATGCTGACAAACCCAAACTCTGAGCCAAATCTAATTGCACTATCCTAAATTTAAAACTTTGTGGTGCTCACATAGTTTGGAAAAAAGCATAATTTACAATAAAAGAAGCAAAGTGaactgtgttgtgttgtgttctaGTGATTCCATTGCAGGCTCAGCAGTGCATACACATATATTTCACATAGAAACATGATGCTTCATGGCTGTACATGCATAACGGAACATGTAATGTGATTACTGTACCAGACAGTTCTAAAAACAGAGGAATCAGCATTTTTTATTGATTACCAGCAAAACTCAAAATGTGAAGCCTGTATCGTTGCAGCAGCCATCAGGACCCGTGGACAATGGGAGTCAAGGTGTTTGTGGGGCTGACTGCTAAGCTACACAGATTTTGTACCTTCAACATATTTGGAGAGAAGCCTCAGATTGGGAAGGGTTCCAAAAGTAGCAGGCAAGCATGTATACCCACACTTGTAGAATGCAAAATGCATTTATACAAATAAGAGTGCTCTTAAGCACTCCTGTTTTTCCTTGCTGCTAACCACAACTAGTCTTTTCCTTGGCAGTAGATGTACTTTCGAGATGTACCCTCTCTTTGAGGGTAGAGGAAATACAATATACAGTAATTAAGATGTTAAAAGAGTCAACATGATCTACCAAATAGGACTTTACTCTAAGGCCCGTTTAAATCTTAGTTCCACCGTAGTGTACATGGGCCCCTGGGTGAATCTCTCTCTCAACCTTATTTGCTCacctgtaaacaacaacaacttgcctaCCATTGTAAAGATAAGTAAGTCTGAGGACAGATGTTTCCCTACAGGAGAGACAGGGAAGATGTGGCCCgtcagatgttggactcccatgCAATGCTGACTAGGGCCAATGGGACCTGGATCCGACAACAGCTAAAGGGCTGCAACTTCCTCACTCCTGTCTTGTAGCACCTTCTGGGCAGGATTGCATCCTTTCTGTGTTGTGTACACTACTGACTACAGTGCTGGAATAAACACTGGGCACTGCTTTCAAGAATACAATAATGCCacagcattctctcccccccccctctaaaagcACGGTTACTTTAGTACAAAGGTAACAATGTCAGGACTACTAGTGGTATGATGTTTTAATTCAGAAAGCAAGGGTACATTATTCCCTAACACAAAGTTCATGCAGCAGAAGCAAGTGTATTTAGATGGATTATCTGCCCCAGTTCCTGTTCTTATTATGGGAAAGCAATCAGTTCTTCGTGAGAATCCAGCACCACGCTGAGCCACCCTGGGGCTTCTGATGGTCCGGCCTTTCACTTTGCATTATCATCTGGTAGCAGCTACATCCTGTGCTACAGCTCCATTACAAAGCAACAAAGTCAGAATGGAAGATCTATgaagccctgtgtgtgtgtgtgtgtgtgtgtgtgtgtgtgtctttcaacACTCTGCTAGACCTGGATTAAAGGAGACAAAGGCACCTCTTTTAAGTTGCCccctttgattttatttttcttgcttcTATAAGGAAAACTAGCTGTTTTAAGAATTCGGGATCACCTAGCTGTGATCTACTTCTTGAATATGAAGTTCATTCATAATTCTCTGTTGCTTATCACTACCCAAGCTTTCCTCCATTCATTCAAAAGTTTCACTGAATGAGGGTGGCTTTTCCATTTTGCCAGACACAGGAAGCGGTAGAAGCAAAGTTTTCTACCTGACAGCAGCATACCCATGGAGGACAATAATGTATGCATACATTTAGTACACGAATCCTCTAAATTCAGCACATgcccaacacattttgctgcctgaggcaaaggacaagtgCCAAACCACACCGCTGTATATACTGAAGGCAACTGGACTGGTACTTTAATTTTACTGTACTTCAGCTCCAGGGGTGAGACAGCTTCCTGCACCACACCTGAGGACAACAGACTCAACTTGAGGACAACAGGGCAAACTATGTAGCACACACAGCTCTCTTCTCCAAAACCTCATCTCTGCTGGCCACCCCACAACTGCCGTCTGACATCGCTGCTGGATGGCCACACATTATTGACAGAAGATAACATGGAGGAATTTCCTGTGTGTTTTAGGGGAGCCCTAATTGCGCAACTTGTGACCTTCTCCCAAAGGGGCTCCTCAGCCACATGCAGATAGTGGTGGCCCCTCCAGGGCTCTATAtgacaccatacattcaaagcacatcccaCCCCACAATAATCCTGGAAactagtttgtaaagggtgctgagaattgtagcgcTTTGAGGACTACAGTTctctggattctttggggaaaagaaatgtgttttaaattatggCATATACACAATCTTAGTCTCCATTTTTTGACACATGCCTACAACAGGGATAGGATGGTGTGTCATGTAGAGCAGCCTGGCACAATGGCACATAATGTATGGCAAGTGTGACTCAGCTTTGTGAGTCACACACAATTGCCTCAGGCATGTCCTTGGAGATTCATGAATCTTTTACCTTATATAtttcacctttcttccatcatgagtTGTATGTGTATTATGATTCCCAGATCTCCCATCCAGGCAGTGACCTGAACCGGACCTTCCTAGCTTCAGAGAGAGGGTGATCTCATTTGCTTTCAGACCATATATCTAGGAAAGTTGTGCTGGAAAGAGCTAAATACTGGTACCCCCTGCAGTATGCAATCCCAATGCAACTTGGAGTCCCCTTGAACTGTTACCAGTCTTTGAATGAACATAAGATGGGTAAGTCAATCAGAGGCCTCCAAGATCCCCCCCATTCCTTAGAGGCAATAGTGGAGGGTTGACTGTGCTAAGATGCAAGTGGCACAAAGCAGATCTATGCTACATCTTACAGATggcagaagtggggagagagagaaagggaagaaaatgtcTCCTGAATTTCCAGTGTGGTGTTTAAGTGCCAGGCTGGGGGGCTGCAgtggtggggttgggggagagattAAGGTTGCCACCTTTTTGGCTGGTTTTGCCCCAGTGCTTTTTAACAGCAGTTTGATGCACAGAATAATCAAATATAACCTTCCCCCTATCACTTTATCTTCGTGCCAAAAAACCATCGTGCAACTTCTGTTCCTTGCCCGATGTAGCTGAGTCAGGCACATCTGTTCTGCATGAAAGCATTTCTAGGAGGAAAAGGGAGGAGAACCGGACAAGTCATGAATGCTGTTACCATTGATAGAGCTTGGGTCGGGGCTAGATAAAGGAAGTAGGGCCCAGCCTTTTTAGAGCAATAGCCTATCATTCTGGTGCACACTCTGCAGATGAGTGGGAGCTCCCTGCCTTTCCAGAAATCGCTGCTTCATGCAGAAGACGCTCTTATTAATAATGCAGAAGTGGTatttggcatatatatatatcagtagcCCATTTCATATACACTCTAAGCACAACTTGCATTTCCAAGACTACACAGAGAAACAATTGCCTGATACCTTTGTGCAATGATCAAAGaaagatatttttcccccaatgaaaaagaaaatggctCAACGGAGCAGGATGCGTTTTCTGGACATTTTCAGCGTTTTGTCTGCCACGTTAAAGCATGAGATCTGTCATGCTTGAGGTCTGCCAGAAACTACAAGCATTTAACACTGGGTCACATCACGAGATGGGTGTTAAAAATGCCAGCAGAGCATTTCAAGCAGGGCTCCCTAAGGCTGCTAACACAACGAAGCTCCTCTGATCTTAGCAACAGTGGGATATTTTTAGAAATTGTCCCTATTGTACACAAGCTGAAAATACTCCACCTTTCCATTGCTTCTCAGATAAGCCAGCTTTGCATCGGGACTTTCTCTGGCAAACATGAATAGAACACCAACACTGCAAAATGTCCCCTACCCCCATCCCGCAATAAGCTTCTGAAATAGCCTCATCTCAAAGCTAATTTTGCCATCAAGAACTTGATAATTCTGGCAAGTACTGTAAATACATTGTTTTAAGTTACTTATGGTACAGGAGTGGAGGGAAAGACTGTTCTACAAAACTCAGGTTTATAAGAGATGGAAAAACAAAGACCAAGGTTTGATAGGGAATTGGACAAATGAGTTCTAGCAGGCCCCCAGCTACTCCAAACAGCTGCAAAAACCTTAGCATTAAACAGGAAATTGAACTAATTTTCAATTTGTTGACCAAAACAAGGTGCTAGATAGCTTAATGCCAAACCCATGTAGGAGTCCCCAATCACTAAAATCCTGACTGCCAAGTTTCCCATTTCCCCCTACTGTTCCCAAAACTTCCAGACCCCACGTCTATTTCCTGCTTCCTCTGCATTGCTACAATAATCTCatttgaaaagaaacaaaactattgccactttctttcttctttcccaatCTGCTTACAGGGCAAAAACTCTTTGATGACTTTGCCCTGTAAACAAAATATAAGAATGCCCAAAACCTGCATAGGCCCCATTAACTCTCTTAAGTGTGTAACAGGATAGACTGCTCCTTAAATACTACTGTGGTTTCCAACAGTCTCCTCCCTCCTACCAAGAGAAGAATTGTTCTATAAACCTCCTGTCCACCCTAAAGCCGAAACTATCCTATATCCAATAGTGTGTTAATAGTGAACTAATTCTCTGGGTGTTGATCCTTACGAAACCAAAATAGCACCATCCATCTGCAAGAAGGAAGATTATCAGGTGAGAGaccctctccccctgcccatgTACACACTAGGGGGGGAAACCTACTTGGGGGCTCAAAGACACCCCAATtaggactgaacatgctcagtggcaCACAAGGGGATGGGGAATGAAGTATTCTTAAAGGAGATACAGCAGACTGCTTTATTTTGTTGTAGGCCCCACTACTTCCGTGTTTTTTACTCCATACAGCCATTGTTGGAAGCTGGTCAGAGTGGCTGGTGGAGTATAAgaaaattaatcatcatcatcatcatctgaattTATTCTGTCTGTAAACACCTTTGAAATGCACCctatattaaatttaaaaaaactggTGCTCTAACAGGTAGTTGCTAGAGAACCAACAATGGAAGAGCCAATCATGCTGTTCAGTAAAGAGTAACAACAAAGAGATGTGATTTTGTCAGCAGCATGGGTCAGCTCTTAAGTCTAAGCTTATATCTCGAAGCTCAGTTGCCAAGAAAGGAGGTTGTGAATACTGTATGTGCAAAATAATTTTAAGTAAGGCTGAGAAAGGAACCTACCTATATTATGGAAGTCCATAATTATGGAAGTACTTCCAGGTGCATCTGGAACCTACACTTGCCCCATTTCTCTAGAAGcataagtttaaaataaattcttaaaataAATTCCTGTAaactggaagaggaagtgggaaaaatCTAGCAAATTCATTAGGGATTATATAGATTGAAACACTGCAATAAACTTTCAAGAGGCCGAAAAATATGTCTGCATTAGAGTACCTGTAAGCTATTTATTCAAACCAAAACAGATTGAAATAAAAGTACCTGTGAGCAAGTTAAACTTTTCTAAATGCTCGATTATACTCATTGGGTAGGATCCAGACTAAGCTAGTTACACTTAGAtcccattaaaggtaaaggggcccctgacttttaggtccagtcgcggatgactctggcgttgcggcactcatctcactttattggctgagggaactggcgtacagcttccaggtcatgtggccaacattactaagccgcttctggagaaccagagcagcgcacggaaacgccatttaccttcccgctggagcagtacctatttatctacttcagctttgacatgttttcaaactgctaggttggcaggagcagggaccaagcaacaggagctcaccccgttgcagggattcaaactgccacaCGTTTATATTCAGCATGATACGGTGCTTATATACAAAACAGTTCTATCTATTGCTTATCAACATAGATAGCATCTCTTTCAAAATATTCAGATAGGGGGAACAGCCAAGCATAATTTTAATGAATCACTGCAACACAAACAATGGATTTCCCCATAGAAGAGCTGTAAACAACCATCTCCCATCCTGCTCGCCCTGCTGCATTTGTGTATGTGTTACAGCCTGGCTGAATTCCCTAATCCTACATGGTTAGATCTCAGAAGAACTAGTAAAACTTTCAGATTAAGGTACATTCATCCTGCAGTGAATGTCATCGAACTTCTAAAttgccacacacagagagagataactAGTTATTGCTACTGAGTCATAACACATACTACAGATGTGTGGCTGGTTAGAAACCACATGTAATATTGCATTGGTTTCAATCATGGGTGGAATAAACCAATACAATTACAGTTGCACTACCAGAACATGTGTGTCTTGGTGCATCATATCGTAAGAACTTCTTTCAATATCATACTAAGCTTTACTAAAATGTTCCATAAATTAGCCTTTAGAAGCACAACAGAATTTCATTTAGTGATTCAAGGATGTGTGGCTGTCCTGATTTCTTGCAAAACTGGGCGAATGAAGTATCATGCATAATATACTGGCTTGTGCCAACAAAAAGAAAATtggctgctttccccctcccccttaaatCTGTGGCTGAAGTGTAGTTACTGAATGTCCAAAGAACCAACCTTATCTACAGAGTGAatcctattaatctacatcaaaGTCTTCCACAGGAAGAGGGACAAAAAAAATATAGGAAAACATTTTTCCCACCCTCTAAGTGTTTCTCTCAGCAGGTATTTCCTCcttttcctgtccattttagtggAAAGTTTCACCTAGAAGAATCCCTAGCTTTAACCCAGAATTGTTAGTTTCCAGTAAATCTATATTTTGCTTCTAGTAAGTACACCCCTTTTAAGCAAGAGTAAGGAGAAAATGAACCATGTTCAGCAAACCCtgaaagggggcagggagagactcAAACAAGCAATCGGCTTCCTtctctggcacacacacaaaaaacaacacattcaATGGCCACAGAATGGATGGGCAAACTGGATCTTTCCCAGCAGAATTCCTCCTGGTGCTGCCACAAAGACAGTGAGGTGGGAAGACTAAAAAAACACCTTACTGCAAATTCTCACAGCAGTAGTTTTAAGAGGACACACCTTTACAAAAATATTGAAAAGGAGTACTCAGCAGACAGCTGGCTCCATCTAGATCAGCTAAATTGACTATTCAGTCTCCAAACAACACAGCAAAATCACACTGCTTTAATAAGATATCACCTTATGTTTGACAATTTGTTTTTATGAAGTATACTACACATATTGGAAAACCACCAAGACTTAAAGGCTGAAGTGCTTAAAGGCTGAAGTACACAAATGTAAGCAACAGTAGTATGACCCTGTCAGTCACCTACTGAAGTCCACAGGATCAACATAGAGGAATTTTTGGCAGCTGCAGGTATTTTCACCTCTCACATGCATATGGGACACAGCACTATAGGTGCCTGCAAGAATAGTTTGTGTGGCATAAGAGTCTTATGCAAAATTCATCTGCATTGGGATCCTGCGGTGCTCAGTGGCTTAATTCggacacaggtaggtagccgtgttggtatgccatagtcaaaacaaaattaaaaattaaaaaattccttccagtagcacctttcataccaagaacaaacttagttggtctctaagatgctactggaaggatttttttattttttattttgttttaattcagaCAGTCAGGGTCCTGCTACTTTTGCTTAAACTCCTGTTTGGCATTGGTTATTGATAATCACTGAAAGGGTACTTAAAAACTATGTAGCCAGGAGAGATAAAACCCATGCATACTCTTCTGGAAATGTATGCTATCAATGAAGGAAGGGAACACCATGGCTAGCCCCTTATTCTTCCTATTCAGTTATATACATAGGGCCTCAGAGTTCAAGAGCAGTTATGAAGAATGCTGAACTGTGACAAAGCAACAAAGAATGTCACACCTTTTTTAAAGCAGTTGAACTTTTCCACAATTTAATGAGAAAAACCTATTTTATACTACAGAATCAGGCACTGtaataaaaaaagtattttaaaccaCAAATGACTGTATCAATAAGATTTCTGTTGTAAACATAGAACGTAATGCAAATTGCCATTAAATCTTTAATGAGATACCTGTGATTTTTAACATTGTCACATTTACAAATCTCACATGAATAAAGGGTTCAGTTTCATGCAGACAGTTCTGATAAAAAGTTATGATCCGCACAGTAAAATGTTGTCAACTTCTGTTGCCGATGACTCATTTGGAGTTGGGTTTATTGAGGTTTAAGAAGTTATCCACATTTCTATAAATATAGACATTAAGTGACTTTTCAATGTCACTAGTGCAGGTACATATAACCAACGTACAAAAGCTCCATTGGAAGCTACTTCAATTCTTTCAAAAAGGACCaggatttcattatttttttaattaaaaaaaagctgtCACTTTCAGTATTGGAAAACACTAAAGTGCATTTTTGGTTACCTTCTAAGCAGTATCTGGCTATAAAATTTGATTTTATACAAGTATCAATAAGTTATGTTTCCTGACATTCAGATAGCCTCCCTATTTTCCAACTAATCCTCCCTATTATCTGACTAGTAGGTAAGAGAACATGCTGTGTTGTGGGTTGTGCCAAGTGGAGAAGTCTTGTTGTCCCTTGAGCTGTTCTCTTACAATGAAATTATTCTTATGTTTCACAGCACCAGTAGAGTAATACAGGATTCACGTTAGCCCTTTAACCTGCTACCCAAgttgcccatttatttatttatttatttataaaaaaactgTACCAGTAAGaaaactcatttctttccatcatATGCTGTCCCACCTACTTAACACTGTTTGCATGACTGTAAACAAGGAAAGCTTAAAGCATAATTTGAGCAGACACAGGTCATCTTTAAACTCTTGTTTTTCCACAGTGTCAAAATGTTTCAAGTGTATAAAGCTTCAATACATTCCTAAGAGTACTGCAAGGGTAATAAAATAACCTGGCAGTACATTTTAACAGCACTGGGCACATGGGACATATAGTTTTGTTAAATTTAGCTTAATTTACAATTAATTATGATCAAATTTTATTGCCATCAATTTCATTTAAAGGTAATATTGCACTATAAAAATCCAGAAACTCAAGTCCCTTATGGTCAGTTTACTTTTGTCTCATTGTTCAGTGTTTGTTGCGAGCAAACATTTTAGAACATGTCTCCATAGGACAAATAAGTATGGTCCAAACCTGATTAGCACTGCTTAACGATGCACAGCTATTTCTAAAGAACCCCTACACACCAAGACATGCTACATTATCAGGAAACTCATCCATGCTCTTATATATTCCATACTTTTTCCCTCTATCAAGCTTCAGATAACATGAATGCCACAGTAGTGGTAGTTCAAATCATCCAAgccacaaatgttattttaagagAATAGATCTAAAAGCATACCATACTGCCAACCTTTCATTAAAAACCCTCCACATTCACAGCCTCCTTAAATAATGGTATACTAGCTCCATATATGTTAAAGGATACTATTTTAAAGCTGCATATCTTCATCTAAACACTCCACATACAAGCAGTAGTTGAAAAAACACTGAATGCCTTGAACGTAGTTTTCTTGCAAAGGCACTCTCAAACATATTATTACACCACCAAGCAGAACACTCTTCATTGTTTTATTTGGCTATTTAAGATATCCAGGTCACATTTACCCACCCATCTGTTTCCTGATCATTTTGTACTATGCAACAAGGGagctgtttctgttttgctttctttatatataaaaaagtagtTGTAGTGCCAATAACTTGTGGGGAAACCAGGTAAAAGGGTCTGCGTCTGCAAAGCTTCCCACCAGGCTGAGTGTTTTATTAGGCTGTACAGGATCCAAACAAGCAGgccaggtgctgggaactgttttAGTCCAATGCCAAGAAGGAATTACCCCTCATGCTTACAGCAGCTcatctcttctttttctgctgccTCAGCATTTTCCTTCGCTTAATTATCATATCGTGCAGTTTCTCGAGTCCTTCTTTCAGTCCATCTCCTATGATAGCACAGGTAGGCTGCAGGTGCCACGGCGTGGAAGCGCTCAGCTCGCCTGTGGCCAACATCTTTTCCATCTCCGAGAGCGACAGCGAGTGtctcaagtcctgcttgttgGCCACTATGAGCACGGGCACCCCTTGGTTCTCCGAGATCCGCGTGATTTTGTGCAGTTCCGTTTTGGCTTCTTCCATCCTTTCCACATCCACAGAATCCACCACGAAGACGATGCCGTCCGTGCAGCGGGTGTAGGACTTCCAAAGGGGCCGCAGCTTCTCCTGGCCTCCGACGTCCCAGAAGTGGAAAGTGACCGTCTTGTTGTTGCCCAGCGTCACCTTGATCTTCTCGGTGTTGAAACCTTTGGTGGGGACGGTGTTGACAAACTCGTTAAACTGCAGCCGGTAGAGGACCGTGGTCTTGCCGGCGCAGTCCAGCCCCAGGATCACGATGTGGAAgcactggaaggaaggaaggctcgACAGGATCGACGTCTGCTCAGACAACCCATTCCCCATCGCAGGGGAGGGGCCCGGGGCGAGCTGGGGGCACCAGTCGCCCGCCGCCGCCTCAAGCCGCCCGCTGCTGGTCTCAGGCTCCTAGTCACGGTCCTCTCCTGCCAACGAAAGAAGCGCAGGGTCAGACCCTGAAGACGATCGCGGGGCCGGGGCGGCGTAAGGAGGACGAAGAAAGCCCGTGGCGGGCGCAGGAAAACCCTGTCGAGAGGCGCCCACCACCCCCTGGGCGCAGCTTTCCCTCCGTCGCTAACAGAGGCTCCAACAAGTCTCCCAGTGACGCTGCAGCAAAGGAGCGCCGCTGCCTATGGCCCGGccgcgcctcctcctccttcacctaACCCCACACTCCTCCCGCCCCTTTTCGCACAGCGCGCCTCCCATTGGACGCAGAGAGCTGCGGTGGGCGGGCAGCGAGGCGGCGCAAAGGCAAGCCGACCCTCCAgctccctctttttctctttggGCCAGAGACACGCCACTCCGCCGGACTGCTCGCGTTCCTTCCCGCCCATTGGTCGCCGCGAAGCTGCTGGAAGGCGGGAGGTAGCGCCCGTCGCCTCCTTGCGGCCACGCTCGTTTTTAACCCACCCACGCTTTCTCCTTTGCAGCGACCGGGAAAGGGACGTGCTGCAGCGCCCGGCCCCTTTAAGCCGTCAAGGTAAAGGGAGTCACGTCTTGAGGGTGGAGAAGTGTAATAATAAATTCCCCAGCTCTAGCCCCCCTCCACCCTTcaggccccgccccctttccTGACAGGACACCCGACATGCCTCCGGCAGCGCCGAAGGTCAACCAGCGCCACGACACGGAGCCCCTGGGTTTCAGGGAGCCGCCATTCCTCCCACCTGTTAGTCACGCCGCGGCCCATCTCTGGGAACGCCACCCTCGACAGCCGTCGTGTTCTTCGGTCACgaacagagagaagggagggacgCCGCGGTGTCTCGCTCACACAACTTCGCCTcaggcaaggaaaaaaaaaaaaaaagacgagcTGGCTTCAGCCGCGCCACTCCAGCCGCCCGCCCCTTCGCCTTTCCCCTTCAGACTGGCGGTGGAACGCCGTCATTGTAACGGAAAAGCCTTTCCGTTGTGGCGCCGCCCCCACCGGCGAGCCGTCGCCTAGCAACCCCTTTCAAATGACGCCCTCGCGGAGCTGCAGCTTCTCAACGGCCTACGCCGAGGCCCCGCCCCTCCCAGAAAGAGTTCCGTGAGCTCGCCGCAGGCTCGGCTCTCCCGCCTAGCCCGTCTCGGCGGCCCATGTGCCACGTCACGTGAGCTGTCAGATTGCTGGCCGCGTGTCCGTCCCTGCGCCACCGGCTCTTGGGCCACGCCCTCTCTCGCGCCTCTACAGCTGCTGGTTCTAAACCACGcccccccgctgctgctgcgccgcctcCCAGTCCTTTCCTGCCTGTTGCCTCTGCTCTGCGGTTTTTCCCGTTTCATTCCGCGCAAGTCCTAGTTTGGGCGCGttgtttgctgcttttctttcctgcccAGGGCTACTGGTCCCATAACTGGGTCTAAATAACTGAAAATGTGGAATGTTCATAACCAAGGCGCTAGATTTTAACcagtagggaggaggaagaagcttttttcacaccaggaaaaaaacatggacacctgttggatttctgcctgttccATTGAAGGTGCAGGCATCTGGTTAGAAAATGGCAATGATAACTTTGGAGAATTCCTCCAGACTTATAGACAAGCGCAGGTCACAGTGATGAATTGCAACTGCGGAACAAAGAgaaagatttccccccctccttactTAATTTTACTtatgttgactttttttttttacttacttaAC is a genomic window of Lacerta agilis isolate rLacAgi1 chromosome 12, rLacAgi1.pri, whole genome shotgun sequence containing:
- the ARL4A gene encoding ADP-ribosylation factor-like protein 4A, which encodes MGNGLSEQTSILSSLPSFQCFHIVILGLDCAGKTTVLYRLQFNEFVNTVPTKGFNTEKIKVTLGNNKTVTFHFWDVGGQEKLRPLWKSYTRCTDGIVFVVDSVDVERMEEAKTELHKITRISENQGVPVLIVANKQDLRHSLSLSEMEKMLATGELSASTPWHLQPTCAIIGDGLKEGLEKLHDMIIKRRKMLRQQKKKR